A genomic window from Anopheles ziemanni chromosome X, idAnoZiCoDA_A2_x.2, whole genome shotgun sequence includes:
- the LOC131290629 gene encoding mitochondrial coenzyme A diphosphatase NUDT8 — translation MIKKASELLHPSLLSNAHTQREMLSRFQALPRIRLSKQTVSKEAAILIPVCLVDDKVSLLYTLRSSNMRSHRGQVSFPGGMKDDTDRDYEECAVREFAEETGIPKEQVHVWGCGKTIVPYAGPSITPVIASVTDYSFDKLKPSSEEVAKVFTIPIEMLAKPENRRHTQFRSNYSMPVFLHETENVWGITAMITHMFLTALLPGAYTSRLPFLKKFEPKTNIVKT, via the exons ATGATCAAGAAGGCTTCCGAGTTACTCCATCCATCGCTGCTTAGCAACGCTCACACACAACGGGAAATGCTTTCCCGCTTTCAAGCCCTGCCAAGGATTCGTTTGAGTAAGCAGACAGTTTCGAAAGAAGCCGCTATACTTATCCCTGTTTGTCTGGTAGATGATAAAGTCAGCTTGCTGTACACATTGCGGTCAAGCAACATGCGTAGTCATCGTGGCCAGGTTTCCTTTCCAG GCGGCATGAAGGATGACACGGACCGAGATTACGAAGAGTGCGCGGTGCGAGAGTTTGCAGAAGAAACGGGCATACCAAAGGAACAGGTACATGTGTGGGGATGCGGTAAAACAATAGTGCCTTATGCCGGCCCATCTATTACACCGGTCATCGCGAGCGTTACGGACTATTCTTTCGACAAACTGAAGCCTAGCTCAGAGGAAGTCGCGAAAGTGTTTACCATTCCAATTGAGATGCTGGCCAAGCCAGAAAATCGCAGACACACACAGTTCCGCTCAAATTACAGCATGCCGGTTTTCCTCCATGAAACGGAAAATGTTTGGGGAATTACCGCTATGATTACTCATATGTTTCTTACTGCGCTTTTGCCAGGTGCCTACACTAGTCGCTTGccatttttaaaaaagtttgaaccaaaaacaaatattgttaaaacatGA
- the LOC131291458 gene encoding chloride intracellular channel exc-4 isoform X1, with the protein MSDESQDNGSSRNGSVPEIELIIKASTIDGRRKGACLFCQEYFMDLYLLAELKTISLKVTTVCMQKPPPDFRTNFEATHPPILIDNGLAILENEKIERHIMKSVPGGYNLFVQDKEVATLIENLYSKLKLMLVKKDENKNNALLVHLKKINDHLAARGTRFLTGDTMCCFDCELMPRLQHIRVAGKYFVDFDIPKHLTALWRYMYHMYQLDAFTQSCPADQDIINHYKLQQAKGDIKMLKMKKHEELETPTFTTSIPVDLNEH; encoded by the exons GCATCGACGATTGATGGAAGACGGAAGGGGGCATGTCTGTTCTGCCAGGAGTACTTCATGGATCTGTATCTGCTAGCTGAGCTGAAGACTATCAGTCTGAAG GTGACGACAGTATGCATGCAGAAACCTCCGCCCGATTTTCGCACCAACTTTGAGGCTACCCACCCTCCAATTCTGATAGACAACGGGCTCGCCATACTGGAGAACGAGAAGATTGAGCGACACATCATGAAGTCGGTGCCGGGCGGGTACAACCTGTTCGTGCAG GACAAGGAGGTCGCAACGCTCATAGAGAATCTGTATTCGAAGCTCAAGCTGATGCTGGTGAAAAAGGAcgagaacaaaaacaatgcCCTGTTGGTGCATCTGAAAAAGATCAACGACCATCTGGCGGCCAGGGGCACCCGCTTCCTGACCGGTGACACGATGTGTTGCTTCGACTGCGAGCTGATGCCGCGCCTGCAGCACATCAGAGTGGCCGGCAAATATTTCGTGGATTTCGATATACCA AAACATTTAACGGCATTGTGGCGGTACATGTACCATATGTATCAGTTGGACGCGTTTACGCAGTCTTGTCCCGCCGACCAGGATATCATCAATCACTACAAACTGCAACAG GCAAAAGGTGACATAAAG AtgctgaaaatgaaaaagcatGAGGAGCTGGAAACGCCGACGTTCACTACATCGATTCCGGTTGATTTAAATGAGCACTAA
- the LOC131291458 gene encoding chloride intracellular channel exc-4 isoform X2, which produces MSDESQDNGSSRNGSVPEIELIIKASTIDGRRKGACLFCQEYFMDLYLLAELKTISLKVTTVCMQKPPPDFRTNFEATHPPILIDNGLAILENEKIERHIMKSVPGGYNLFVQDKEVATLIENLYSKLKLMLVKKDENKNNALLVHLKKINDHLAARGTRFLTGDTMCCFDCELMPRLQHIRVAGKYFVDFDIPKHLTALWRYMYHMYQLDAFTQSCPADQDIINHYKLQQMLKMKKHEELETPTFTTSIPVDLNEH; this is translated from the exons GCATCGACGATTGATGGAAGACGGAAGGGGGCATGTCTGTTCTGCCAGGAGTACTTCATGGATCTGTATCTGCTAGCTGAGCTGAAGACTATCAGTCTGAAG GTGACGACAGTATGCATGCAGAAACCTCCGCCCGATTTTCGCACCAACTTTGAGGCTACCCACCCTCCAATTCTGATAGACAACGGGCTCGCCATACTGGAGAACGAGAAGATTGAGCGACACATCATGAAGTCGGTGCCGGGCGGGTACAACCTGTTCGTGCAG GACAAGGAGGTCGCAACGCTCATAGAGAATCTGTATTCGAAGCTCAAGCTGATGCTGGTGAAAAAGGAcgagaacaaaaacaatgcCCTGTTGGTGCATCTGAAAAAGATCAACGACCATCTGGCGGCCAGGGGCACCCGCTTCCTGACCGGTGACACGATGTGTTGCTTCGACTGCGAGCTGATGCCGCGCCTGCAGCACATCAGAGTGGCCGGCAAATATTTCGTGGATTTCGATATACCA AAACATTTAACGGCATTGTGGCGGTACATGTACCATATGTATCAGTTGGACGCGTTTACGCAGTCTTGTCCCGCCGACCAGGATATCATCAATCACTACAAACTGCAACAG AtgctgaaaatgaaaaagcatGAGGAGCTGGAAACGCCGACGTTCACTACATCGATTCCGGTTGATTTAAATGAGCACTAA